In Sphingobacterium sp. lm-10, one DNA window encodes the following:
- a CDS encoding DUF3098 domain-containing protein, producing MAQVKKQPTTKVGSTSKASFVFKKENYQLFVASILVVAIGFILMTGTEDIYSFTKITIAPFVVVLGFALGFVAILYKPKSAKSKEG from the coding sequence ATGGCGCAAGTTAAAAAGCAACCGACCACTAAGGTTGGCAGTACCAGCAAAGCCTCTTTTGTTTTCAAAAAAGAGAACTATCAACTATTTGTGGCAAGTATTCTAGTCGTAGCCATTGGATTTATCCTCATGACAGGCACGGAAGATATCTATAGCTTCACAAAAATTACGATAGCTCCATTCGTAGTTGTACTAGGCTTTGCACTAGGTTTTGTAGCTATTTTATATAAACCAAAATCCGCTAAATCCAAAGAAGGATAA
- a CDS encoding undecaprenyl-diphosphate phosphatase, translated as MTYFEVIILAIIEGLTEFLPVSSTGHMIIATAFMGVEPTPFVKLFTIVIQLGTILSVLVLYWKRFFKSFDFYFKLVVAGIPASILGLLFSDVIDDLLESPFMVAVMLVVGGVILLFVDKWFNKPTTDDSDEISYKQAFIIGWYQCLALIPGTSRSASTIVGGMTQKLTRKAAAEFSFFLAIPMMLGASVVKLYKFLKDGHAFTSDEINLLIVGNVVGFLVAIIAIKTFIGILTKYGFKAFGWYRIAVGTIIILLIAGGYSLEIL; from the coding sequence ATGACCTATTTTGAAGTAATTATCTTGGCCATCATAGAAGGCCTTACCGAGTTTTTACCCGTTTCGTCTACTGGCCACATGATTATCGCTACCGCGTTCATGGGCGTCGAACCAACTCCTTTCGTCAAGCTTTTTACCATTGTCATCCAGCTAGGTACCATCCTTTCTGTTCTGGTATTGTACTGGAAACGTTTTTTCAAGTCATTCGACTTTTATTTCAAATTAGTAGTGGCTGGTATTCCGGCTTCCATTCTGGGATTGTTATTCAGCGACGTGATTGATGATTTGCTAGAAAGCCCGTTTATGGTTGCTGTTATGCTAGTCGTAGGTGGTGTAATACTACTTTTTGTAGATAAGTGGTTTAATAAACCAACGACTGACGATTCGGATGAAATTTCATACAAACAAGCCTTTATCATTGGTTGGTATCAATGTCTTGCATTGATACCTGGCACCTCTAGATCCGCCAGTACCATTGTTGGTGGTATGACACAGAAACTCACTCGTAAAGCAGCCGCAGAGTTCTCTTTCTTTTTAGCGATCCCGATGATGTTGGGCGCTTCTGTTGTAAAACTGTACAAATTCCTAAAAGATGGGCATGCGTTTACATCGGATGAGATAAACTTATTAATTGTGGGCAATGTAGTGGGTTTCCTTGTCGCTATCATCGCTATTAAAACCTTTATCGGAATACTAACCAAATATGGCTTTAAGGCCTTCGGTTGGTATCGGATTGCGGTGGGTACCATCATCATTCTTTTAATTGCTGGTGGTTATAGCCTTGAAATTCTGTAA
- a CDS encoding permease-like cell division protein FtsX, which translates to MSIIEEGSSRKKTKSVYVSTVISIALVLLMTGLLGLILVHAKNLSRYVKENIVLNVIVNDNVNEGDVLALQKDLDGNKHVLRTEYISKELAAKNLKEDLGEDFVEYLGHNPLLPSIDVYMNEEYANNDSIQAFITQVSRNSRINEIVYQENLIDMVNQNIRVIGIVVLAFAVILLIIAVALINNTIRLAIYSQRFLIKSMQLIGATKGFIRRPYILYGIVHGLIGSLIAILLLLLTLHFAQQQIPELVFLRDWLEFIFIFVAVVILGILISGASTYFAVTKYLKAKSASLYR; encoded by the coding sequence ATGTCAATAATTGAAGAAGGCTCCTCCAGAAAAAAGACTAAATCGGTATATGTATCCACCGTTATCAGTATCGCACTGGTGCTTTTGATGACGGGGCTGCTGGGGCTTATCTTGGTTCACGCCAAAAATTTATCTCGCTACGTAAAGGAAAACATTGTACTTAATGTCATTGTGAATGACAATGTTAATGAAGGCGATGTGTTGGCTTTGCAAAAAGATTTGGATGGCAATAAACATGTATTACGCACAGAATACATTAGTAAAGAACTCGCTGCAAAAAACCTGAAAGAAGATTTAGGCGAAGACTTTGTAGAATACCTGGGTCACAACCCATTGCTACCTTCTATTGATGTGTACATGAATGAAGAGTACGCCAATAATGACAGCATACAAGCTTTCATTACGCAAGTTTCTCGCAATAGCCGCATCAATGAAATCGTGTATCAGGAAAACCTGATCGATATGGTAAACCAAAACATCCGTGTGATCGGCATTGTGGTATTGGCTTTTGCGGTGATCTTATTAATTATTGCGGTAGCGCTGATCAATAATACCATTCGCTTGGCGATTTATTCCCAACGTTTTCTAATCAAGAGTATGCAGCTTATCGGCGCCACAAAAGGGTTTATTCGTAGACCATATATCCTTTATGGCATCGTACATGGTCTAATTGGCTCGTTGATTGCGATTTTGTTATTGCTTCTTACATTGCATTTTGCACAGCAGCAAATACCCGAATTAGTCTTCTTACGCGATTGGTTAGAATTCATCTTCATCTTCGTGGCTGTAGTTATCTTAGGTATTTTAATTTCCGGTGCGAGCACCTATTTTGCCGTTACGAAGTACCTGAAAGCGAAATCTGCTAGTTTATATCGTTAA
- a CDS encoding class I tRNA ligase family protein has translation MDYNHKVIEKGWQTFWAENGTFRTSESTDKPKYYVLDMFPYPSGAGLHVGHPLGYIASDIFARFKRLKGFNVLHPMGYDSFGLPAEQYAIQTGQHPAITTEVNIDRYREQLDNIGFSFDWSREVRTSDPAYYKWTQWIFMQLFHAWYNKDADKAESIDTLIEKFQTTGSIGVNASCDEDVATFTAEEWAAYTPEAQLEELLKYRLAYLRESTVNWCAALGTVLANDEVINGVSERGGYPVEQKKMMQWSMRITAYAERLLTGLDTVDWPEPLVEMQRNWIGKSVGATVRFPLPQLDTHIEVFTTRVDTVYGVTFVVLAPEHELVTTLTTDEQRPIVQEYIDKTAKKSELDRMADVKAVSGAFTGSYAKHPLTGEDVQIWIADYVLAGYGTGAVMAVPSGDQRDYLFAKHFDLTIVPISDSQDISEAADPNKDGLYINSDLIDGLNYTQAVPVVIDMLESLELGKAKINYRMRDAIFGRQRYWGEPVPIYFKEGLPYLIDKEELPLLLPEVDKYLPTETGEPPLGRAVDWKYQDCCVYELSTMPGWAGSSWYWFRYMDPHNPNTFASRDAIDYWKSVDLYIGGSEHATGHLLYSRFWNKFLKDWGCQGEEEPFKKLINQGMIQGTSAVIHRIKYNDIDGKSFFPIFITNDEYGLNFDPKDSKELHDYLSAKLKQSDWERQKHDFTLYIPSTFDDKFDFVHSEVHVNVNLVNNSFLDVEAAKIRYADFKDAFFIYSNKRFQVLHVAEKMSKRYENVVNPDDIVEQYGADTLRLYEMFLGPLEQSKPWNTNGIEGVYKFLKKLWRLFHDAEGNFHISNEEPTKAEYKALHKIIKKVEDDIERFSFNTSVSAFMICVNELTELKCNKIKILQDLVIVLQPYAPHIAEELWCLMGQQKGTLSYATYPEFNPDYLIESEFAYPVSINGKTRLNMPLSLDLEAKAVEELVLANEDVRRYIDGKAIRKIIFVKGKIINIVV, from the coding sequence ATGGATTACAATCATAAGGTCATTGAAAAGGGATGGCAAACTTTCTGGGCAGAAAACGGTACTTTTCGCACCAGCGAATCGACCGATAAGCCAAAGTATTATGTGCTAGACATGTTTCCTTACCCATCTGGAGCAGGACTACATGTGGGCCATCCACTTGGATATATTGCCTCCGATATCTTTGCACGTTTCAAAAGGTTGAAGGGCTTCAATGTATTGCATCCTATGGGGTATGATTCTTTTGGCTTGCCTGCAGAACAATATGCTATCCAAACTGGCCAGCATCCTGCTATTACGACTGAAGTGAATATCGATCGCTATCGGGAACAATTGGACAATATTGGTTTTTCCTTTGATTGGTCTAGAGAAGTGCGTACTTCTGATCCGGCGTATTATAAATGGACGCAATGGATTTTTATGCAACTTTTCCATGCTTGGTATAATAAGGATGCGGATAAAGCAGAGTCAATAGATACTTTAATAGAGAAATTTCAAACCACTGGAAGTATTGGTGTTAATGCTTCTTGTGATGAAGACGTGGCTACATTCACCGCAGAGGAATGGGCCGCATACACGCCGGAAGCCCAATTGGAAGAATTGTTGAAATATCGCTTGGCATATCTTCGCGAGAGCACCGTAAACTGGTGTGCGGCATTGGGTACCGTATTAGCTAACGATGAGGTGATCAATGGCGTTTCCGAACGTGGAGGTTATCCAGTCGAGCAGAAAAAAATGATGCAATGGTCTATGCGTATCACGGCGTACGCAGAACGATTGCTTACCGGATTGGATACCGTAGATTGGCCAGAACCATTGGTAGAGATGCAGCGCAATTGGATTGGGAAATCAGTGGGTGCTACGGTGCGTTTTCCGTTGCCACAATTGGATACACATATCGAAGTATTTACCACACGCGTGGATACGGTATACGGCGTCACTTTCGTCGTTTTGGCGCCAGAGCACGAGTTAGTAACTACTTTAACTACAGATGAACAAAGACCTATAGTTCAAGAATATATAGATAAAACGGCTAAAAAATCCGAGCTGGATCGTATGGCCGACGTGAAAGCCGTTTCTGGCGCCTTTACCGGTTCGTATGCCAAACATCCGCTGACGGGCGAGGATGTACAAATCTGGATTGCTGATTACGTATTGGCAGGATATGGAACAGGAGCGGTGATGGCGGTACCTTCCGGTGATCAGCGCGACTATCTTTTTGCCAAGCACTTCGATCTGACGATTGTGCCCATTTCGGATTCCCAAGATATCAGCGAAGCAGCCGATCCAAATAAAGATGGCTTGTATATCAATTCCGATCTGATCGATGGTTTGAATTATACACAGGCGGTCCCTGTTGTGATTGATATGTTGGAATCCTTGGAATTAGGCAAGGCCAAAATCAATTACCGCATGCGCGATGCAATCTTTGGTCGGCAGCGTTACTGGGGTGAGCCGGTGCCAATCTATTTTAAAGAAGGTTTGCCTTACTTGATTGATAAAGAAGAGTTACCGCTATTGTTACCGGAAGTAGATAAGTACTTACCAACGGAGACAGGTGAACCACCATTGGGTCGCGCGGTGGACTGGAAATATCAGGATTGTTGCGTGTACGAATTGAGTACCATGCCAGGTTGGGCGGGTTCTTCTTGGTACTGGTTCCGCTACATGGACCCACATAATCCGAATACCTTTGCATCCAGAGATGCTATCGATTATTGGAAATCGGTTGATTTATATATTGGTGGTTCTGAGCATGCTACCGGTCACTTGCTCTACTCTAGGTTCTGGAATAAATTCCTGAAAGATTGGGGTTGCCAGGGTGAGGAAGAGCCGTTCAAAAAACTGATTAACCAAGGGATGATCCAGGGAACTTCGGCAGTTATTCACCGTATAAAGTATAATGATATCGACGGAAAATCATTTTTTCCAATATTTATCACAAATGATGAATATGGATTAAACTTTGATCCAAAGGATTCAAAAGAACTTCATGATTATTTATCAGCTAAACTTAAACAGTCTGATTGGGAAAGGCAAAAACACGATTTTACGCTATATATCCCGTCAACTTTTGATGATAAATTTGATTTTGTTCATTCAGAAGTACATGTAAACGTTAATTTGGTTAATAATAGTTTTCTCGATGTAGAGGCGGCAAAGATTAGATACGCAGATTTTAAAGATGCGTTTTTTATCTATTCGAATAAAAGATTTCAAGTTTTGCATGTAGCGGAGAAAATGTCTAAGCGCTATGAGAATGTTGTGAATCCTGATGACATAGTAGAACAATATGGTGCCGACACCCTGCGTTTGTACGAGATGTTCTTAGGGCCTTTAGAGCAATCAAAACCATGGAATACGAATGGAATAGAGGGCGTTTACAAGTTTCTTAAGAAATTGTGGCGCTTGTTTCATGATGCGGAAGGGAATTTCCATATCTCCAACGAGGAGCCAACTAAAGCAGAGTACAAGGCGCTGCATAAGATTATCAAAAAGGTAGAAGATGATATCGAACGTTTTTCCTTTAACACGTCGGTGTCCGCATTTATGATCTGTGTGAATGAATTAACGGAGCTTAAATGTAACAAGATCAAGATCCTTCAGGATTTGGTTATTGTATTGCAGCCTTATGCACCGCATATTGCGGAAGAACTGTGGTGTTTGATGGGCCAGCAAAAAGGAACGCTGTCTTATGCTACTTATCCAGAGTTTAACCCAGATTACTTAATTGAGTCGGAGTTTGCTTATCCGGTTTCCATCAATGGGAAAACCCGCTTGAACATGCCATTGTCTTTGGATCTGGAGGCGAAAGCGGTAGAAGAATTAGTATTAGCTAATGAAGACGTTCGACGTTATATTGATGGTAAAGCAATTCGTAAGATAATCTTTGTAAAGGGCAAGATTATCAATATAGTGGTATAA